A single genomic interval of Persephonella atlantica harbors:
- the ruvA gene encoding Holliday junction branch migration protein RuvA: protein MLEYIKGKIVEKGEDFVIVEVGSIGFFIYTPSDFDVGFSEQIFVKMFIKEESPVMYGFRTREERDLFVQLLSVSGVGVKHALSILGRYSVGEILDILEESDVDALTDVPGIGKKTAQRIILELRGKIDFIKNELVEDVVSALLSLGFEKKDAFFAAKEAVKETKDLEEAVKKALQKITEKR, encoded by the coding sequence ATGCTTGAATACATAAAAGGGAAAATTGTAGAAAAAGGAGAGGATTTTGTTATTGTTGAGGTTGGGAGTATAGGTTTTTTTATTTATACTCCATCAGATTTTGATGTAGGTTTTTCAGAGCAGATTTTTGTAAAGATGTTCATAAAGGAAGAAAGCCCTGTGATGTATGGTTTTAGGACAAGGGAAGAGAGGGATTTGTTTGTTCAGCTTTTATCTGTCAGTGGTGTAGGCGTAAAGCATGCCCTTTCTATACTTGGTAGGTACAGTGTTGGGGAGATTCTGGATATATTGGAAGAGAGTGATGTGGATGCGTTGACAGATGTACCCGGTATTGGAAAAAAAACAGCTCAGAGGATTATTTTGGAGCTCAGGGGAAAGATAGATTTTATAAAAAATGAGCTTGTGGAAGATGTGGTTAGTGCCCTTTTAAGCCTTGGTTTTGAGAAAAAGGATGCATTTTTCGCCGCTAAAGAAGCTGTTAAGGAGACAAAAGATTTAGAAGAGGCAGTTAAAAAAGCCCTTCAAAAAATAACAGAAAAAAGATAG
- the glnA gene encoding type I glutamate--ammonia ligase, whose product MAMIQCQTPDDVLRVISEKGIVFIDLKFSDPFGQWQHLTIPAHEFSAESFENGIPFDGSSIRGWKGIQESDMLLIPDPKSAFIDPFIEDPTISLVCDVEDPITREPYNRDPRQIAKKAIEFLKSTGIGDIAYFGPEAEFFIFDDIKFVNGPNIAYYEIDSIEGWWNTAREEMPNLGYKTPYKRGYFPVPPLDKMAEIRRDMVKTLEEVGITVEREHHEVGTAGQGEINFRFSDLVTTGDNVLKYKYVLRNVGYRHGKFVTFLPKPIAGDNGSGMHTHFSIWKGGENMFAGDQYAGLSEVALYAIGGIIKHGKAIAAFTNPTTNSYHRLVPGFEAPVRLAYSARNRSAAIRIPMGSASPKAKRIEVRFPDASSNPYLAFTALLMAAIDGIENKIHPGEPLDKDIYSLPPEELANVPSTPASLQEAIDALKEDMEFLTKGGVMDEDFINMWIETKQEEVDAIRLVPHPKEFELYYDI is encoded by the coding sequence ATGGCTATGATTCAGTGCCAGACACCGGATGATGTTTTAAGAGTAATCTCTGAAAAAGGGATTGTTTTTATTGACCTGAAGTTTTCTGACCCATTCGGTCAGTGGCAACACCTTACTATCCCAGCCCATGAATTTTCAGCAGAGAGCTTTGAAAATGGAATTCCTTTTGACGGTTCTTCTATCAGAGGATGGAAGGGTATTCAGGAATCTGACATGCTTCTCATTCCAGACCCAAAATCTGCATTTATTGACCCATTTATTGAAGACCCAACAATCTCACTGGTCTGTGATGTTGAAGACCCTATCACAAGAGAGCCTTACAACAGAGACCCAAGACAGATAGCAAAAAAGGCCATTGAGTTCCTCAAGTCAACAGGCATCGGTGATATTGCTTACTTTGGACCGGAAGCAGAGTTTTTCATCTTTGATGACATCAAATTTGTTAACGGTCCAAACATTGCCTACTACGAAATAGACTCTATTGAAGGATGGTGGAACACTGCAAGGGAAGAGATGCCTAACCTTGGATACAAAACACCTTACAAGAGAGGATACTTCCCTGTTCCTCCACTGGACAAAATGGCTGAAATCAGAAGGGATATGGTCAAAACATTAGAAGAGGTTGGAATAACAGTAGAGAGAGAGCACCACGAGGTTGGAACAGCTGGACAGGGAGAGATTAACTTCAGATTCTCAGACCTTGTTACAACAGGAGACAACGTTCTCAAATACAAATATGTGCTGAGAAATGTTGGATACAGACACGGAAAGTTCGTAACATTCCTTCCAAAACCAATCGCAGGAGACAACGGTTCAGGAATGCACACACACTTTTCCATCTGGAAAGGTGGAGAGAACATGTTTGCAGGAGACCAGTATGCAGGACTTTCTGAAGTTGCACTGTACGCAATAGGCGGTATCATAAAACACGGAAAGGCAATTGCAGCATTTACAAACCCAACAACAAACTCCTACCACAGACTTGTCCCCGGATTTGAGGCACCTGTAAGACTTGCTTACTCTGCAAGAAACAGGTCGGCAGCTATCAGAATACCTATGGGCTCAGCCTCTCCAAAGGCAAAGAGAATTGAGGTAAGATTCCCAGATGCTTCCTCTAACCCATACCTCGCATTTACAGCACTTTTAATGGCAGCTATAGACGGAATTGAAAACAAAATCCATCCAGGGGAACCATTAGACAAAGATATATACTCTCTCCCACCTGAAGAACTTGCAAATGTTCCATCAACTCCTGCTTCACTGCAGGAAGCCATTGATGCCCTTAAGGAAGATATGGAATTCCTCACAAAAGGCGGTGTAATGGATGAGGACTTCATCAACATGTGGATAGAAACAAAGCAGGAAGAAGTTGATGCTATCAGACTTGTTCCTCATCCAAAAGAGTTTGAACTTTACTACGATATTTAA
- a CDS encoding P-II family nitrogen regulator has product MKKIEAIIKPFKLDEVKDALTEIGVYGMTVSEAKGFGRQKGHTELYRGAEYVIDFLPKLKIEIVVDDSMVEKVVETIANAARTGRIGDGKIFIIPVEDVIRIRTGERGPEAI; this is encoded by the coding sequence ATGAAAAAGATAGAAGCGATCATCAAACCCTTTAAGCTTGATGAGGTTAAAGATGCTTTAACAGAAATAGGCGTTTATGGAATGACTGTATCTGAAGCAAAAGGATTTGGAAGGCAGAAAGGACATACAGAACTCTATAGAGGGGCAGAATATGTAATTGACTTCCTCCCAAAACTAAAAATTGAGATAGTTGTTGACGACTCAATGGTTGAAAAAGTTGTTGAAACAATAGCAAATGCAGCAAGGACTGGAAGAATAGGAGACGGAAAGATATTTATCATTCCTGTTGAAGATGTAATAAGAATAAGAACAGGAGAAAGAGGACCGGAAGCAATTTAA
- a CDS encoding TIGR00730 family Rossman fold protein: protein MEKYFINELKKEDAWRLFRIIGDFVDGFEVMPEFIPAVTFYGSARVKEGNKYYEAARKLAKKLVEKGFSIITGGGPGIMEAGNRGAKEAGGKSVGLNITLPMEQVPNKYATVTVNFRYFFARKVMFNKYATAYVLFPGGYGTLDELTETLVLIQTKKLKPFPVILYGSEYWNGLVSWIKETVLTGEYISPEDFSLFQVVDDLDEIVEIIVNFYSQHYEYEI, encoded by the coding sequence ATGGAAAAATATTTTATTAATGAGCTGAAAAAGGAAGATGCATGGAGACTGTTCAGGATAATCGGAGATTTTGTTGACGGTTTTGAGGTAATGCCTGAGTTTATACCGGCAGTTACTTTTTACGGCTCAGCGAGGGTTAAAGAAGGAAACAAGTATTATGAGGCAGCACGAAAGCTGGCAAAAAAATTAGTAGAAAAAGGTTTCTCTATTATCACAGGGGGCGGTCCCGGGATTATGGAAGCAGGAAACAGAGGGGCAAAAGAAGCAGGAGGAAAGTCAGTTGGACTGAACATAACCCTTCCTATGGAGCAGGTACCAAATAAATATGCAACGGTAACAGTCAATTTCAGATATTTCTTTGCCAGAAAGGTTATGTTCAACAAGTATGCCACAGCTTATGTTCTGTTTCCCGGTGGATACGGAACTCTTGATGAGCTTACAGAAACCCTTGTTCTGATACAGACAAAGAAACTGAAACCCTTTCCTGTTATCCTGTACGGCAGTGAATACTGGAATGGTCTCGTCAGCTGGATAAAAGAAACCGTCCTGACAGGAGAGTACATATCTCCAGAGGATTTTAGCCTTTTTCAGGTTGTTGATGACCTTGATGAGATAGTTGAGATAATAGTGAACTTCTACTCACAGCATTACGAATATGAAATTTGA
- the cysM gene encoding cysteine synthase B translates to MWILGQHDEPVRKTRSSILELVGNTPLVKLENSLPEDLREKPVEIYAKLEGYNPGGSVKDRPATRMIVEAINSGKLTKDKIILDATSGNTGIALAMVGTALGYRVELAMPSNVSEERKKIIQAYGAKIHYTDPLQSTDGAIIYVRELIEKYPDRYYYIDQYNNDANWRSHFYSTAVEIWKQTEGRITHFIAGIGTGGTIMGTGRRLKIFNPDIQIIGVQPDSPFHGIEGLKYIETSIKPGIFDENRLDRTMFIGTDIAYERARQLAKKEGIFVGQSSGAAFEAAIQLAKEIEEGVIVFVCPDGGEKYLTTALWEY, encoded by the coding sequence TTGTGGATATTAGGACAGCACGATGAACCGGTCAGAAAAACAAGAAGCTCCATACTTGAGCTTGTAGGTAATACTCCCCTTGTAAAATTAGAAAATTCTCTTCCTGAGGATTTAAGGGAAAAACCTGTTGAGATATATGCAAAGTTAGAAGGCTATAATCCGGGAGGCTCTGTTAAAGACAGACCAGCAACGAGAATGATTGTTGAGGCTATTAATTCAGGGAAACTGACAAAAGATAAAATCATATTAGATGCAACTTCTGGAAATACAGGTATTGCCCTTGCAATGGTAGGAACTGCATTGGGGTATAGAGTTGAACTGGCAATGCCTTCCAATGTTAGTGAAGAGAGAAAAAAGATAATACAGGCCTACGGAGCTAAGATACATTATACAGACCCTCTCCAGAGCACAGATGGAGCCATTATATATGTAAGAGAACTTATAGAAAAATATCCGGACAGGTACTATTACATAGACCAGTATAATAACGATGCCAACTGGCGTTCCCATTTTTATTCCACTGCCGTTGAGATATGGAAACAGACAGAGGGAAGAATTACCCATTTTATTGCTGGTATTGGAACAGGTGGAACCATAATGGGAACTGGCAGAAGACTGAAGATATTTAATCCTGATATTCAGATAATAGGTGTCCAGCCGGACAGTCCATTCCATGGAATTGAAGGACTGAAGTATATAGAAACTTCTATAAAGCCGGGAATTTTTGATGAAAACCGTTTAGACAGAACCATGTTTATAGGGACAGATATTGCGTATGAAAGGGCAAGACAGCTTGCGAAAAAAGAAGGAATATTTGTTGGACAGTCTTCAGGGGCTGCCTTTGAGGCAGCTATTCAGCTTGCAAAGGAGATAGAGGAAGGGGTTATAGTGTTTGTGTGCCCTGATGGAGGAGAGAAGTACCTCACAACAGCCCTGTGGGAGTATTAG
- a CDS encoding tetratricopeptide repeat protein, with amino-acid sequence MKGLSRNTRILLILLAVSIAVFFAIHLLEEKEIYELSKEMVKEGEKYYQKKEYKKAKLFFDRALKRYNDLIILKIIRKDEIQKLKERIENDPILQKVAKGFIYYNGKWVNEKQLEALMKEKRRLKQKIDIYLKTAKFFGSIEDIENNITIYQNAVKEIEKSPFNNDTEIKQLKGKLIGKIIFLSKEAAKKYKQQGNLEKAAYYYELVLKYTDQPSLKEKLFEIYMKNIDEYTAEGKYIKALETALKAKKLHINDSVVLPKIDYLLSKIDTEEILSRKIEDPYIYLALAKKSYDRFDILEAQRLVEKSLNLNPDNVEAVILYGKILFTTGEYEKAEKLVKEAISKYGENPEALLILGNIYLKKGDFKNAILYLQKVSNNKKVKDRLFEAYKKLGILKLKEGNLKEAKDYLSKALDIKDDPQVYFSLGEVYFSTKEFKKAEKSYMNALKIDPSLKKNVKNRLSIIYFELGKREKNKNKCSQAVNYFKKAITYGGENSKIILLIAECYEKIGNTEKALAYYGKLKNQRLKEKEAVLYLKLGEEAFKKKKYFTALKNFKRAISLDKTLEKKLKSNIVSSYVQIGKIYYSQGKYEKAIQYFLKATKIDQSQKEKLREYMFDTYLTLGKKYFNSGMYSTAFDYLKKAEKIKPDSKSLLSYLGEIYLVENNYKKAAQYFEKYISKYGKNPEIISRLATIYAKLGNLKKAKNYAEEILNSSKHSGLAYYIMGAYSLYYEKNTVNALQFFLKAENRGYKKGELYYYMGRIYYSKGNYLRAITYLTKAIEKGYRKENVYFLRAISYLKLKDYRKAINDLTAVIKLNPENAKAYYLRGKLYYEHGNYVKGEYRKAIEDLEKAASMGVKEAAALLDEARSKR; translated from the coding sequence GTGAAAGGGCTCAGCAGGAATACTAGAATTCTTCTAATACTTCTTGCCGTATCTATTGCCGTATTTTTTGCAATCCACTTACTGGAAGAAAAAGAAATATACGAACTGTCAAAAGAGATGGTAAAGGAAGGAGAAAAATACTATCAAAAAAAGGAGTACAAGAAGGCCAAACTATTTTTTGATAGAGCTCTGAAAAGGTACAACGATCTGATAATTTTGAAAATTATCAGAAAAGATGAGATACAGAAATTAAAAGAAAGAATAGAAAATGACCCTATTCTCCAGAAGGTTGCCAAAGGTTTTATCTATTACAATGGAAAATGGGTCAATGAGAAACAGTTAGAAGCACTTATGAAAGAAAAAAGAAGACTAAAACAGAAAATTGACATATATCTGAAAACAGCAAAGTTTTTTGGCTCTATAGAAGACATTGAAAACAACATAACTATATACCAGAATGCTGTCAAAGAAATAGAAAAATCCCCTTTCAATAATGACACAGAGATAAAACAGTTAAAGGGAAAACTGATAGGGAAAATTATCTTCCTCTCAAAAGAGGCTGCAAAAAAATATAAACAGCAGGGAAATCTTGAAAAGGCAGCTTACTATTACGAGCTTGTACTGAAATACACAGATCAGCCTTCGCTAAAAGAAAAACTGTTTGAGATATACATGAAAAATATCGATGAGTACACAGCGGAGGGAAAGTATATAAAAGCACTGGAAACAGCACTGAAGGCAAAAAAACTCCATATTAACGACAGCGTGGTTTTACCAAAGATAGACTATCTGTTATCTAAGATAGATACAGAAGAGATACTCTCCCGGAAAATAGAAGATCCTTATATTTATCTGGCTCTTGCAAAAAAATCATACGACAGATTTGATATCTTGGAGGCACAGAGACTTGTTGAAAAATCCCTCAATCTAAATCCAGACAATGTAGAAGCAGTTATCCTTTATGGAAAAATTCTGTTTACAACAGGTGAGTATGAAAAAGCGGAAAAACTGGTAAAGGAAGCCATATCAAAGTATGGGGAAAATCCTGAGGCTTTGTTAATACTGGGAAACATATATTTGAAAAAAGGAGACTTTAAGAATGCCATACTGTATCTACAAAAGGTAAGCAACAATAAAAAAGTAAAGGACAGACTATTTGAGGCTTACAAAAAATTAGGAATTTTAAAGCTAAAAGAAGGAAATCTAAAAGAGGCTAAGGATTATCTATCTAAAGCCCTTGATATAAAAGACGATCCTCAGGTTTACTTTTCTTTAGGGGAAGTATACTTTTCCACTAAGGAGTTTAAAAAAGCTGAAAAGTCCTATATGAATGCATTAAAAATTGATCCTTCACTTAAGAAAAATGTAAAAAACAGACTCTCAATCATATACTTTGAACTTGGGAAAAGGGAAAAAAACAAAAATAAATGCTCTCAGGCAGTTAACTATTTTAAAAAAGCCATCACCTATGGAGGTGAAAACTCAAAGATTATACTTCTGATAGCAGAATGCTATGAAAAGATAGGAAACACAGAAAAGGCTCTCGCATACTATGGGAAATTAAAAAACCAGAGACTAAAGGAAAAGGAAGCTGTTTTATATTTGAAATTGGGAGAGGAAGCATTCAAAAAGAAAAAGTACTTTACAGCTTTAAAAAACTTTAAAAGGGCAATTAGCTTAGATAAAACACTTGAGAAAAAATTAAAAAGCAACATTGTTTCTTCATATGTTCAGATAGGTAAAATATACTACAGTCAGGGAAAGTATGAAAAAGCCATACAGTATTTTCTTAAAGCAACAAAAATAGACCAATCACAGAAAGAAAAACTGAGAGAATATATGTTTGATACATACCTTACCCTTGGGAAAAAATATTTCAACTCAGGCATGTACTCAACAGCATTTGACTATCTAAAGAAAGCTGAAAAGATAAAACCTGACAGTAAAAGTTTGCTCTCCTACTTAGGGGAAATATACCTTGTAGAAAACAATTACAAAAAGGCTGCCCAGTACTTTGAGAAATATATATCAAAATATGGGAAAAATCCGGAAATTATTTCCAGACTTGCAACAATATATGCAAAATTAGGAAACCTGAAAAAAGCAAAGAATTATGCAGAGGAAATCTTAAACAGTTCTAAGCATAGCGGACTTGCTTACTACATAATGGGAGCCTACAGCCTGTACTATGAGAAAAATACAGTCAACGCTCTCCAGTTTTTCCTGAAAGCAGAAAACAGAGGATACAAAAAAGGAGAACTTTACTACTATATGGGAAGGATATACTACAGCAAAGGCAATTATTTAAGGGCAATAACATATTTGACAAAAGCTATAGAAAAAGGGTACAGAAAAGAAAATGTATACTTTCTAAGAGCCATTTCTTATCTAAAACTTAAAGATTACCGGAAAGCCATAAACGACCTGACAGCAGTTATAAAATTAAATCCAGAAAATGCAAAGGCATACTATCTGAGAGGAAAGCTGTACTATGAGCACGGTAACTATGTTAAGGGGGAATACAGGAAAGCCATAGAAGATTTGGAAAAGGCAGCTTCCATGGGGGTAAAAGAAGCTGCTGCTTTATTAGATGAAGCAAGATCAAAGAGGTAG
- a CDS encoding aldehyde dehydrogenase family protein, translated as MINLPMIIGGQPVDKKEKIDVIYPYTQQVIGQVPKGSPEDVKKAVEKAKIGLEKLKKLSSYEKYKILMKVAHLLEQRKDEFAKTIVYEVGKTIREARTEVERCISTIILSAEEAKRVHGEYIHIDAVPNGAGKKGFYFREPAGVVAAITPFNFPLNLTAHKIAPSIAAGCPFVLKPSERTPLSPIMLCQLFLEAGVPEEAVSIIPGYADVGQAMTTHPDVRVVSFTGSLKVGEIIARQAGLKKIVMELGSNSAVVVDKDADLERAAKKSVLGGFAVAGQVCISVQRVLVHEEVAGEFQQLLKEEVSKLKFGDPMDEETDVGPVITVDEVNRIQSWIQEAVQKGAKVLEGGVSCAEEKTVFQPTVITDIPEESKLFYEEAFAPVVTVKKFKDIDLAIKLVNKSNYGLQVGVFTNNLKNAWKFIQQAEVGGVIINDIPTFRADNMPYGGVKGSGIGREGPKFAIEDYTEIKMVVFDLNA; from the coding sequence ATGATTAACTTACCTATGATAATAGGTGGACAGCCTGTAGATAAAAAAGAAAAAATAGATGTTATCTATCCATATACACAGCAGGTAATCGGTCAGGTTCCAAAAGGCTCCCCAGAGGATGTCAAGAAGGCAGTAGAAAAAGCAAAAATCGGTCTTGAAAAACTGAAAAAACTCAGCTCCTACGAAAAATATAAAATCTTGATGAAAGTTGCCCATCTCTTAGAACAAAGAAAGGATGAGTTTGCAAAAACCATAGTGTACGAAGTAGGGAAAACCATAAGAGAAGCAAGAACTGAAGTGGAAAGATGTATCTCAACGATAATTCTTTCAGCTGAAGAAGCAAAAAGAGTTCATGGAGAATACATCCATATTGACGCAGTTCCCAATGGAGCAGGGAAGAAAGGATTTTATTTTAGAGAGCCTGCAGGTGTTGTTGCTGCCATAACACCATTTAACTTTCCTCTAAATCTGACTGCCCACAAAATTGCCCCATCAATAGCAGCAGGATGCCCCTTTGTCCTCAAACCAAGCGAAAGAACACCCCTGTCTCCCATAATGCTGTGTCAGCTTTTTTTAGAGGCAGGAGTTCCTGAAGAAGCAGTATCAATAATCCCCGGCTATGCTGATGTAGGTCAGGCAATGACAACACATCCTGATGTGAGAGTGGTATCTTTTACAGGAAGTCTGAAGGTTGGAGAGATAATAGCAAGACAGGCAGGCTTGAAAAAGATAGTGATGGAACTGGGCTCAAACTCAGCTGTTGTTGTAGACAAAGATGCAGACCTTGAAAGGGCAGCAAAAAAATCTGTTTTAGGAGGCTTTGCTGTAGCAGGACAGGTATGTATATCTGTCCAGAGAGTACTGGTTCATGAGGAGGTTGCAGGAGAGTTTCAACAACTTCTAAAAGAAGAGGTATCAAAGCTGAAATTTGGAGACCCGATGGATGAAGAAACAGACGTTGGTCCTGTAATAACAGTTGACGAAGTAAACAGAATACAGTCTTGGATACAGGAAGCTGTCCAAAAAGGGGCTAAAGTGTTAGAAGGAGGAGTATCCTGTGCTGAAGAAAAAACTGTTTTCCAGCCAACAGTTATAACAGATATTCCAGAAGAATCTAAACTGTTTTACGAGGAAGCGTTTGCCCCTGTTGTAACAGTAAAAAAATTCAAAGATATAGACCTGGCCATAAAATTAGTTAACAAATCCAATTACGGTCTTCAGGTAGGAGTATTTACAAACAATCTGAAAAATGCATGGAAGTTCATACAGCAGGCAGAAGTAGGCGGGGTTATAATAAATGATATACCTACATTCAGGGCTGACAATATGCCGTATGGAGGTGTAAAGGGAAGCGGAATTGGAAGGGAAGGTCCAAAATTTGCCATTGAGGATTACACAGAGATAAAGATGGTGGTTTTTGACCTTAATGCTTAA
- a CDS encoding serine/threonine protein kinase — translation MKFEDIKDQIESLETVGKGWRGIVYRGKFKGKDLAFKVASEEQFIPNIQKEGKILKIVNQYGIGGKLFLTGEDFIAYQFIHGKPLKKVINEKNGKIIISQLLKQARILDRLRINKEEMHRPYTNVLVDNSLNVYLIDFERARQGKNIQNVNQLLHFILTEGYRYLPPFDREKLIELAKIYKKNKTEENFKKILSLLDIED, via the coding sequence ATGAAATTTGAGGATATAAAAGACCAGATAGAGAGCTTAGAAACGGTGGGAAAAGGATGGAGGGGGATTGTTTACAGAGGAAAGTTTAAAGGTAAAGACCTTGCTTTCAAAGTTGCTTCAGAAGAGCAGTTTATACCAAACATACAGAAAGAAGGAAAGATACTAAAGATTGTTAATCAATATGGAATCGGTGGAAAGCTGTTTCTCACAGGAGAAGACTTTATTGCTTACCAGTTCATACATGGAAAGCCCCTTAAAAAAGTTATAAATGAAAAAAATGGAAAAATAATCATCTCACAGCTTCTAAAACAGGCAAGGATATTAGACAGACTCAGAATAAACAAAGAAGAGATGCACAGACCTTACACAAATGTTTTGGTAGATAACAGTCTCAACGTATATCTGATTGACTTTGAAAGAGCAAGGCAGGGGAAAAACATTCAAAACGTAAACCAGCTGCTACATTTTATACTCACAGAAGGATACAGATACCTTCCACCATTTGACAGAGAAAAACTTATTGAGCTTGCAAAAATCTACAAGAAAAATAAAACAGAAGAAAACTTTAAAAAGATTCTGTCTCTGCTTGACATTGAAGACTGA
- a CDS encoding flagellar brake protein, with translation MEDKVAAIQSFRAATDTKTTELLILIFIILFLIVTFLFILNFRKALKAKFLKKLFMKTIKEKGLSEKAGDILWKYSTKLGRDPFLTLEVKASFEKAIDLYVQENPDYDEKLIQDTRKKLGFDFVPSFIPLSSTKDIDVFQSGRLTYQDKTFNTSLYDKDERFMYWLLIDVSNPPDLKEKTVKIQFLRRDDAIYVMEGTVSEIITEGEKTVLKIPHHSELKRIQRRQYARIEVDMPVSVGRISENSSEVKWLEGNAKDISAGGMRICIPASQRIKFNLSIGTEIWLNFSLEGRDFQLKGTVVNILERKTTICYGIKFSNIKSKEETHIINFVKKQQQKMRNLAKQRIR, from the coding sequence TTGGAAGACAAAGTAGCTGCTATTCAGTCTTTTCGTGCTGCAACAGATACAAAAACAACAGAGCTGTTAATTCTTATTTTTATTATATTGTTCCTCATTGTTACATTTCTGTTTATACTGAACTTCCGTAAAGCTCTAAAAGCAAAATTTCTAAAAAAATTATTCATGAAAACAATAAAAGAGAAAGGTCTATCAGAAAAAGCAGGTGATATCTTGTGGAAATATTCCACTAAACTTGGACGGGATCCATTTCTTACCCTTGAAGTTAAAGCATCTTTTGAAAAAGCTATAGATCTGTATGTTCAGGAAAATCCTGACTACGATGAAAAACTGATACAGGATACAAGAAAGAAGTTAGGATTTGATTTTGTTCCTTCTTTTATTCCTTTAAGTTCAACAAAAGATATAGATGTTTTTCAAAGCGGTAGACTTACATATCAGGACAAAACATTCAACACGTCACTTTATGACAAAGATGAAAGATTCATGTACTGGCTTCTCATTGATGTATCAAATCCACCGGACCTGAAAGAAAAAACAGTCAAAATACAGTTTCTCAGAAGAGATGATGCCATTTATGTTATGGAAGGTACTGTCTCTGAAATTATAACAGAAGGGGAAAAAACAGTACTCAAAATTCCCCACCACTCAGAACTGAAAAGAATCCAGAGAAGACAGTACGCAAGAATAGAAGTTGATATGCCAGTAAGTGTTGGAAGGATATCTGAGAACAGCTCAGAAGTAAAATGGCTGGAAGGAAATGCAAAAGATATCAGTGCAGGTGGGATGAGAATCTGTATACCAGCATCCCAAAGAATAAAGTTTAACCTGTCTATCGGAACAGAAATATGGCTGAATTTCTCACTTGAGGGAAGAGATTTTCAGCTTAAAGGGACCGTTGTTAACATTCTAGAAAGAAAAACAACTATCTGTTACGGTATTAAATTCAGTAACATTAAGAGCAAGGAAGAAACCCATATAATAAACTTCGTTAAAAAACAGCAACAGAAAATGAGGAATCTCGCAAAACAGAGGATAAGATAA